attaataaaaaaaataaataaacatgtacttctcacatgttcaagagatacataatatttttataaatagtttgaaaaattcatacAACTCAATTTGTAAgagatttatattatttgaaaattttaaagagtAATACTACAGTTACCACTTTTTTTCAACTTCAATCTGTCANNNNNNNNNNNNNNNNNNNNNNNNNNNNNNNNNNNNNNNNNNNNNNNNNNNNNNNNNNNNNNNNNNNNNNNNNNNNNNNNNNNNNNNNNNNNNNNNNNNNTATTCTTTAGATTCTTTTATAACTTATTAATACATGTCAATATATGATTAACGTGATTCTAATCATATATTAATACATATTAGtaaattataaaagagttttCGAAAGAAGTCGGTTTGCTTCCTTCCCATCATTTCTCCCTATAACAATCACATTCTCATCACCTAATTGGCTTATGGAATATCTTATTGATATCATTGTAACAAATGCACTAGGCGCCCCCAAAACCTAAACATCATACAAGCAAGTCTGAGTTGCCATGGGGAAAATGTTTTGAGTGCAAGGATCTgcaagtaatgttagaaattacatttttatttcactaatattttactttgttaaGTTGATACTGCCGATCAGCAATAGCTTATTAAATAATTGATTGACACTGTCACATCAACATAGTAAAATAGTAGCGAAATAAAAGCATAATTTCTAGCCTTACTTAATTGTAAGTAAACGGTTGTTCAGAGATCGATTgtcaaattttggaataattCCGCCCAGCAGTTGTATCATAGACTTTGAGGAAAAATCGGGTCCTGGGGATAGAAAGCTTGCTCTGCAGAATTGTGCCGATGGTAGCAATCAACTTCTTCTTCACTTCTGAATTAATGCCTCCCATGGATACTATCTCAGCATATGCAGCTGCTTCTTTGCTCCCAGCAAACGATATTTCCAGCGATCCTTTTAGTATGACCATCACATACTGCAgaaagttattaaaaataaaaagcaggTTAAATATTATCTTGTGCCAAAAACATGGGCAgttatataaagtaaaaatcaTGGGTTATGATCATATTGTTTGGCATAAAAAACAAAACGGCAGAGTTTtacagattttttatttttttattttcctgtaaAACAGTAAAGGTAAAGGTATTTTTCAGTTGATGGTGATGTATTATAGGTGTCTGGCACTCCTACAATGGGATGATAGGGTAGGATGTAGGAATGGGGGACCTATATAGGATCATCAGTACTGCTTTTACTCACTGCATCTTatctctatttttgtttttgtgtttttgtctttctttctagATAACAACAGAGAAGGAGATTCTTATCTTCTGTCTATCTGCTCTTAATTATCACTTAAGGAGAATaagctttaatttgtttgtctaactttcttcttaaaaagtattatcaaaaaacttataatacaaaatatttaaaattatttttatttttatatcacattataacacttttttaaacaaacaaaaaattataaaaaataaaataaaatctctttCAAAACACCTTAACAAACAATCTATACCAATCTATAATTAATACTACTCTTTACTTCCGGTTTACATCGACCCATCTAAATAACTTttaatgttaattacttaaaaataataacactAAACTGatataataaatgaatttaaagaATAGTACAATTTGTTAACAAAAGAACCATAAGAATGTCTAGGCACTATTTATGGCATGTATTTTTACTCATTTTATATATAGGTCAATATTTATAAATTGCATTGACCCACAGACAAATAAACTTGAGACATATACTAGTCCATCTCTCATTCATATGGATAATGAGAGACGGgagaaaaatagcatttctgaATTAGGTAAGTCTAAGCTTTCCATTCTGATAAGAAAGGCACTCAATGCCAAGGAGGCAATAGCATTTCTTATTTCTCTTTACTGTATGTGTGAATAAAATTACAATCCAtccaaagaaaagagaaaagacaaACAAGAATAAAGTATCCAGCAAACGAAAATCACgattgaaatagagagaatttaTTTATAGTAACATTCTCAtcaaataacaacaatcgaTCGCAGCCATTTCATTTATCACAGCTTATAATGATCACAAACAACTTACAGTAAGAAGATTTTATGCAGCAGAAATAAGCTTGAGAACTTTTTATAAATACCCAGAAAAAAAGGAGGGGAAGGAGGGGTAAGGCAAAAGAttctgccatatatatatatatatatatatatatataagaagctTTTTCTGTTATATGCATTAATGGAGGATTCTCTTGACGGGGGTGTTTGATACGCATGAAaagctaataataataaacttaaatcacagagagagagagagaggggggggggagAGAAACTGTACATGTTCTGGTCTTCCGATGATGGTGGAGACGGCTTTGGTTGCTTCAGAAAAGATGGGATCGGTGTCAACTCCATCCAGGCTGACGTTGGTGGAGATGTAAAGACAGGGCATCTTGCTAATTCTGTGTTTGTGTCGGAGAGTATAAGGAGTACGTGTTAAATTTTCAGTGGCCACAGGAGCTCCGATTCTGGCTAATCTTCTTCTTTCCAAAGTCTACTTTTATAGTTgcaaaaaaaaaggagtttacTTTTATAGAGTAATGCGAAAATCAACACCCACGTCCTCTTTGTTTATCTTAAAATTAGGGCGAGGTTAGTATTGTGATTTTACAAAACagtgtgattttaaattaaatcgtgaaaaataaattgtttgagattgtatttttaaaaaaattgtaatttaaaaatactgaaaattttcattttcaaatcgtagGTACAGATatgattttttgaaaacacataattttaaagattaaactgcaattttaaaagttaagtTGTGATTTTGCCCAACCcttaacttcatttttaaaaatcacgttttcaaatagcacattttaaaatcgatatttttaaataacacTTCTTGAAATCGCAAATCCAAACGaactcttaaaatcactatttaaccaaaatcaaattacataAACGCAAGGAAAATATGGAAATGTCACTTAGCATTGCTCCCTTTTATGAAATGAAGCCCTTTACTctagtgagttttttttttttaatggataaaattgttattttttgtgccattttttgaatttttattccttatttgctttttcttttaaaaaaaaaaaagaaaaaaaaaaaagggagattGTCAAGTAAAGGGAGCACGGGAAAAATGTGTGGGACACATGGCCAAGGAAAGAGGGATACGGGGGACAAACAGAAACCCAACGAAATACAGAAAATGTAATTTATGAACTTTAGgagttctttctctttttttttttttttgataaaaaacgTGGTTACTTTTATAAATGAATCAAGAAAGAAGGAGTGCAGTAGGACTCCTTCATTACAACTCATAACGTCATTCTAGCAAACATCATATTCCATGTACCAATCTCTATCTAATGGACTATAGACACCAGGATAGACCACCTCAAAGGCTACCCAACCAACTGCCCCCATTAGGTTCTTCGAAACCGGATATGATAGCGACTTCTCGGTCATTTGCTGCACAAAACTCAACTAGAGCACAACTTGCTTGTTTGGACAAGCACATTCGGGTGGGTGAAGGAACCCCTATGGACGATTTCATTTCTCCGAAACCACACTCTACGTGCAATCTCGGCAAAAAGACGGAGCTCCTCATCGTCACACGTTTGACACATCACCTCCGCCACTTGCCCAAACGTTGGTCTACTTGGAAAacttttatgaaattttttcaaactccCACTCCACACGTCTCTGGCCGAAGGATAGCCCCACAAGATTTGGAAACATGTCTCCTCTGCAAGAATACAAATAGGGCACAATGCATCCATGATGACGTTTCGCTTACAAAGACTAGCTTTTATGGAAAGGATCTTATGACATGCTCTCCACAGAAAATTCTTATCCACGTTGGGAATTTTTAACTTTAGGAGTTAGATGCAGAGAATTGCCTCATTCCCTTTCATGGTAGCAGTGCTCTGCGTCTTCTCTGTAGGCTTCACCGGTCTTCGTTTCTGGCGGGTTGCTTTAGATATaatttgtagatctagatccagatctagtctcttcaaacTTAGATCTGATCGTTTTCTTCAGCCAATACGTGTCTTCCGAATAGATGTCTATGATGCCATACTTTTCCACTACTGCTTGtggggatttttgtttttgtttttgttgttgttgttgtttttattttatggttctAGCCGTTGGACTGAGGACATGAATAATGCTTCTGGCTTTCGGGTTGAGAGGAGAATGGTTTGGGTGTGAATATTTTGCTCATACTTGGAAAATAGCTTCATGTGCTCTCGGAAGGAGTTTGCGTTAGCAGATCTGTTCTATAATCTAAAAATTGGGCTGGGATAGCGGATATTTGACGTCATAGATTGGTTTTTCATTGTAAGATCtgttatgtttttaattttttgacgtgtaatcttttagctaaTTGTAAGATCTTTTATGCTCTTGACCACTATTAATGAAACCAAAttgattttccctaaaaaaaaaataaaaaaattcaaatcgtACGTAACAGATATGATATTTTGAAAACgtataattttaaaggctaaactgcaattttaaaagtcaagttATGATTTTTGCCCAACccttaactgcatttttaaaaatcacgtttttaaatggtacattttaaaatcattattttttaataacacttCTTCAAATCGCAAatccaaacagactcttaaaatcactatttaatAAAAATCCAATTACATGAACACAAGGAAAATATGGAAATGTCACTTAGCATTGCTCCCTTTTATCAAATGAAGCCCTTTACTCTAGTtcgttgttgttttttttttttaatggataaaattgttattttactttttgtagacaattttacccttcagATATAAAATACTGCGAAATTGAGAGCATCTGTTTCTAGTTTGGGAAAAATGATTAGGAGAagatccatttagtgcatttaggagggcaatattatctttattttttagaggcaaattttttgaataaatttatcttcctcaatgcactaaatgaaaatgaaattgagaCAATCTATTTCCAAGTTTGGCCTCCAATTATTTATCCTTCATTAATCTTTGGTTATTGTTCGATGATCagaatgaataaaaagaaaaacaagttgTAAATGTCGCCATCATATGCCATTTAATTtgtcatataaaaataaataaatgaacgCTGCAATTATATTCACATATAGAGGAGGGGGTAGCCGGGACCGGGCTAGGTGTGAACAGACCTTGAAAGGAGATGTGGGATTTAGATGTGGTCCAATACTTTAGATATTTTATTGAGTGTAATATAATCTTTATGAATCATCTAAATTGTGatagtaatattaaaaaatttaaaaaaattgaaaaaaagaaaagaaaagaaaagaaagaatggcTTTCTATAATAGTTTGGCCATGTCTAAGATGGCTAGACTACCTTTTGTAATAGTTTCTCACAAATTAcctctttttattattgttacGGTGGTGCAGAAACGCGACGGGATGAGACAGTtcctttcttttaaataaattaattgttaaaaaataataataataataataataataataaaataataaaaaaaaaataaagaaaaaaaagaaaaaaaggggtaTTGTTGCAATGCCCACATTGCCCATGATCGAAATCCTGATAGGGTAAAAAAATCGTACAAGTGAAAAACAAATATAACGATAGAAGATAACTGTGTATATGCGAATATGATTTGTCATGATGGTAATGGACATACAATATAATAATTCACAATTGCCTAGTCCACGCATCAACTTCACATAATAAAAATGTGCAATTGGATGGCTTGATATATATAGACCAAATGcctaatttgtgatttttttttttttttgttataaagtTTAAAGTATCCAAACATTTCTTGATAATATACTTGAACTAGGGTAACCCATATTAGCATACATTA
Above is a genomic segment from Corylus avellana chromosome ca9, CavTom2PMs-1.0 containing:
- the LOC132191394 gene encoding uncharacterized protein LOC132191394; this translates as MPCLYISTNVSLDGVDTDPIFSEATKAVSTIIGRPEHYVMVILKGSLEISFAGSKEAAAYAEIVSMGGINSEVKKKLIATIGTILQSKLSIPRTRFFLKVYDTTAGRNYSKI